The Carnobacterium sp. 17-4 genome has a window encoding:
- a CDS encoding glycosyltransferase, with amino-acid sequence MQNQPLVSVIVPVYNVELYIEECLKSIIKQNYQNLQIIIVDDGSTDTSNQKLKPFLLDSRVQLIQQANKGLSSARNTGLEAAIGKYVLFVDSDDYIELTTVKELVDLMEEKQIDLIRFNGKAFLDGLNKPIKQNNYDFSQRLQVGKKYTQDCFKANRQTLASPVYLYMVKREVLVKNALSFYEGILHEDELFTTQVFLNIKSMCYVNIFYYNRRYRENSIMTNQSQERLQQTFNSYLVIYKELRNLYLKSEYSKEQKKLIKREMLSIYSGLTTSSIKKSKKEQVLKEIKGINLIDKGYIYVKKIINIVK; translated from the coding sequence GTGCAAAATCAACCTTTGGTTTCAGTAATTGTGCCTGTCTACAATGTTGAACTATATATAGAAGAATGTTTGAAATCTATCATAAAACAAAATTATCAGAACTTGCAAATTATTATAGTGGACGACGGAAGCACAGATACAAGTAATCAAAAATTGAAACCCTTTCTGTTAGATAGTAGGGTTCAACTTATTCAACAAGCGAATAAAGGACTCTCCAGTGCTCGAAATACAGGATTAGAAGCAGCTATTGGAAAATATGTATTATTTGTAGATTCTGATGACTATATTGAATTAACGACCGTAAAAGAACTTGTTGATTTAATGGAAGAAAAACAAATAGATCTTATAAGGTTTAACGGCAAAGCATTTTTAGATGGGTTAAATAAACCAATCAAACAAAATAACTATGATTTTAGCCAACGTCTGCAAGTAGGAAAAAAATATACACAAGATTGTTTCAAAGCAAATCGTCAAACATTAGCATCTCCAGTATATTTGTACATGGTTAAAAGAGAAGTTTTGGTAAAAAATGCTCTTTCTTTTTATGAAGGAATTTTACACGAGGATGAATTATTTACTACTCAGGTATTTCTAAATATTAAGTCTATGTGTTACGTCAATATTTTTTATTACAATAGAAGATATCGTGAAAATTCAATTATGACGAATCAAAGCCAAGAACGGTTGCAACAAACATTTAATTCTTATCTTGTTATTTATAAAGAACTCAGGAATTTATATTTAAAAAGTGAATATTCTAAAGAACAGAAAAAATTAATTAAAAGAGAAATGCTTTCAATTTATTCAGGATTAACAACTAGCTCAATTAAAAAAAGTAAAAAAGAACAGGTACTTAAA